The following are from one region of the Luteimonas sp. MC1572 genome:
- a CDS encoding GspH/FimT family pseudopilin, with amino-acid sequence MARHDAVGFTLIEAMVVVAVAAVTLTLGLPSFNGTLERHRVSASLHLLSADMAMARNSAILRREQVVVCPGAANAGCRGDHDWSTGWLVFRDPDGNRRPDADGDLLRATDAPAGGADRLRLASTRPFLRYQASGMSAHSNLSVNACVRGQLRGKVVVNRLGRVRAERPTRETACP; translated from the coding sequence ATGGCAAGGCACGACGCGGTCGGCTTCACCCTGATCGAGGCAATGGTGGTGGTGGCCGTCGCCGCCGTCACTCTCACCCTCGGCCTGCCCTCGTTCAACGGCACGCTGGAGCGGCATCGCGTTTCGGCGAGCCTGCACCTGCTGTCGGCCGACATGGCGATGGCGCGCAACAGCGCGATCCTGCGCCGCGAACAGGTGGTGGTGTGCCCGGGCGCGGCAAATGCCGGCTGCCGCGGCGACCACGACTGGAGCACGGGATGGCTGGTGTTCCGCGACCCGGACGGCAACCGCCGGCCCGATGCCGACGGCGACCTGCTGCGCGCCACGGATGCGCCTGCAGGCGGGGCGGACCGCCTGCGGCTTGCCTCCACCCGCCCGTTCCTGCGCTACCAGGCCAGCGGCATGAGCGCGCACAGCAACCTGAGCGTGAACGCCTGCGTACGCGGCCAATTGCGCGGCAAGGTGGTCGTGAACCGGCTCGGGCGGGTGCGCGCGGAGCGCCCGACACGCGAAACCGCGTGCCCGTGA
- the uvrB gene encoding excinuclease ABC subunit UvrB, with translation MKSATHTPFQLVSPYQPAGDQPQAIKRLIDGFEAGLARQTLLGVTGSGKTYTIANVVEAVQKPTIVMAPNKTLAAQLYGEFKSFFPHNAVEYFVSYYDYYQPEAYIPSSDTFIDKDSAMNEHIEQMRLSATKALLSRPDALIVATVSAIYGLGDPEDYLKLRLILARGERIEQRQLIRQLTELQYTRNDTELRRGTYRVRGEVIDVHPAESELEALRIELFDGEVENLSLFDPLTGEVQRKVPRFTVYPKTHYASTRESVLTAVETIKVELRERLEQLYAENKLVEAQRLQQRTQFDLEMMAEVGYCNGIENYSRHMTRREPGAPPPTLFDYLPPDALLVVDESHVTVPQIGGMYRGDRARKETLVEFGFRLPSALDNRPLRFEEWEARAPRMIFVSATPGKYEYEHCEGEMVELVVRPTGLIDPEVEIRPVATQVDDVLGEIHARVAMGDRVLITTLTKRMAENLTEYLSEHDVRVRYLHSDIDTVERVEIIRDLRLGKFDVLVGINLLREGLDMPEVSLVAILDADKEGFLRSTGSLIQTIGRAARNLRGKAILYADRVTDSMKRAIDETDRRRAKQVEYNLEHGITPRSVARPVMDIMEGARSEQAESKAGRGGRGKVRAVAERPEDYASLGPAKAAARLKALEQQMYQHARDLEFEAAAGVRDEIHRLKEAMLAFR, from the coding sequence ATGAAATCCGCCACCCATACGCCGTTCCAGCTCGTCTCGCCCTACCAGCCCGCCGGCGACCAGCCGCAGGCCATCAAGCGGCTCATCGACGGCTTCGAGGCCGGCCTGGCCCGGCAGACGCTGCTCGGTGTGACCGGCTCCGGCAAGACCTACACCATCGCCAACGTGGTCGAGGCGGTGCAGAAGCCGACCATCGTCATGGCGCCCAACAAGACGCTGGCGGCGCAGCTCTACGGCGAGTTCAAGTCGTTCTTCCCGCATAACGCGGTCGAGTACTTCGTCAGCTATTACGACTACTACCAGCCCGAGGCGTACATCCCGTCGTCCGACACGTTCATCGACAAGGACAGCGCGATGAACGAGCACATCGAACAGATGAGGCTGTCGGCGACCAAGGCGCTGCTCTCGCGGCCGGATGCGCTGATCGTGGCGACGGTGTCGGCGATCTATGGCCTCGGCGACCCGGAGGATTACCTGAAGCTGCGCCTGATCCTGGCGCGCGGCGAGCGCATCGAGCAGCGCCAGCTGATCCGCCAGCTCACCGAGCTGCAGTACACCCGCAACGACACCGAGCTGCGCCGCGGCACCTACCGCGTGCGCGGCGAGGTGATCGACGTGCACCCGGCCGAGTCGGAGCTTGAAGCCCTGCGCATCGAACTGTTCGACGGCGAGGTCGAGAACCTCAGCCTGTTCGACCCGCTCACCGGCGAAGTGCAGCGCAAGGTGCCGCGCTTCACCGTGTATCCCAAGACGCATTACGCCAGCACGCGCGAGAGCGTCCTCACCGCGGTGGAGACCATCAAGGTCGAGCTGCGCGAGCGACTGGAGCAGCTGTACGCGGAGAACAAGCTGGTCGAGGCGCAGCGCCTGCAGCAGCGCACCCAGTTCGACCTGGAGATGATGGCCGAGGTCGGCTACTGCAACGGCATCGAGAACTATTCGCGGCACATGACCCGGCGCGAGCCAGGCGCGCCGCCGCCCACGCTGTTCGACTACCTGCCGCCCGATGCGCTGCTGGTGGTGGACGAATCGCACGTCACCGTGCCGCAGATCGGCGGCATGTACCGCGGCGACCGCGCGCGCAAGGAAACGCTGGTGGAGTTCGGCTTCCGGCTGCCGTCGGCGCTCGACAACCGGCCGCTGCGCTTCGAGGAGTGGGAGGCGCGCGCGCCGCGGATGATCTTCGTGTCCGCCACGCCGGGCAAGTACGAGTACGAGCATTGCGAAGGCGAGATGGTGGAGCTGGTGGTGCGCCCCACGGGGCTCATCGATCCGGAAGTCGAGATCCGCCCGGTGGCCACCCAGGTCGACGATGTGCTCGGCGAGATCCACGCGCGCGTGGCCATGGGCGACCGGGTGCTGATCACCACGCTCACCAAGCGCATGGCCGAGAACCTCACCGAGTACCTGTCCGAGCACGATGTGCGCGTGCGCTACCTGCACTCCGACATCGACACGGTTGAGCGAGTCGAGATCATCCGCGACCTGCGCCTGGGCAAGTTCGACGTGCTGGTGGGCATCAACCTGCTGCGTGAGGGCCTGGACATGCCCGAGGTGTCGCTGGTGGCGATCCTCGATGCCGACAAGGAGGGCTTCCTGCGCTCGACCGGTTCGCTGATCCAGACCATCGGCCGCGCCGCCCGCAACCTGCGCGGCAAGGCGATCCTGTATGCCGACCGCGTCACCGACTCGATGAAGCGCGCGATCGACGAGACCGACCGCCGCCGCGCCAAGCAGGTCGAATACAACCTGGAACACGGCATCACCCCGCGTTCGGTGGCGCGCCCGGTGATGGACATCATGGAAGGCGCCCGCAGCGAGCAGGCCGAATCCAAGGCCGGCCGGGGTGGTCGCGGCAAGGTGCGCGCGGTGGCCGAGCGGCCCGAGGACTACGCCAGCCTGGGCCCGGCCAAGGCCGCCGCCCGGCTCAAGGCGCTGGAGCAGCAGATGTACCAGCATGCCCGCGACCTCGAGTTCGAGGCCGCCGCCGGGGTGCGCGACGAGATCCATCGCCTCAAGGAGGCGATGCTCGCATTCCGCTAG
- a CDS encoding type IV secretory system conjugative DNA transfer family protein, which translates to MDRTRGALALSCVGFALVAGLWLSGWLVLRLLGLGDLSAGLDTWPAYLRAIDIPALAPFAGRIRLAGALGLGLPLLASTVPVFLLLRPSRRAMHGKARFANVVDLLRHGLFTSSGEGIVVGRYRGRLLRLAGQQSVVLAAPTRSGKGVGVVVPNLLDYRGSVVVLDIKQENFQLTSGWRAAQGQQVFLFNPFAEDRRTHRWNPLAYVSTEPLQRVSDLQGIAAMLYPDAGAEQKFWTSQARNAFMAFALFLFDNYEAQAREGFPPEYHVFPTIGRLFRLSSAEGKPARAHVQDLADRPFLGEHARRAFGNLLSQAEETFASILGSFREPLNAWIDPALDAATSGNDFILDDVRRRPMTIYVGIQPNRLAEGRAILNLFFSQLINLNTRVLPKDDSSLRQQCLLLMDEFTAIGRIDIIASAMAYMAGYNLRLLPVIQSMAQLDATYGKDVARAILTNHAMQVVFAPREQHDANDYSEMLGYTTVRRRNLTRGRSRAEVSRSESEERRALMLPQELKAMGAQREILLYEGLPHPVRCRKIRYFAERRYRARLLPAADVPRLPDS; encoded by the coding sequence ATGGACAGGACCAGGGGCGCGTTGGCGCTTTCGTGCGTGGGCTTCGCGCTTGTCGCGGGGCTGTGGCTGTCGGGGTGGCTGGTGCTGAGGCTGCTCGGTCTCGGTGATCTCAGCGCAGGCCTCGACACCTGGCCGGCCTACCTGCGCGCCATCGACATCCCCGCACTCGCGCCATTCGCAGGCCGCATACGCCTGGCCGGCGCATTGGGGCTGGGTCTCCCGCTGCTGGCCTCCACGGTGCCGGTCTTCCTGTTGTTGCGGCCGTCGCGGCGCGCGATGCACGGCAAGGCGCGCTTCGCCAACGTTGTCGACCTGCTGCGGCACGGCCTGTTCACGTCGTCCGGCGAAGGCATCGTCGTTGGACGTTACCGCGGGCGCCTGCTGCGCCTGGCCGGCCAGCAGTCGGTGGTGCTGGCCGCGCCGACGCGCTCGGGCAAGGGTGTCGGGGTGGTGGTGCCCAACCTGCTGGACTACCGCGGTTCGGTGGTGGTGCTGGACATCAAGCAGGAGAACTTCCAGCTCACCAGCGGCTGGCGCGCGGCGCAGGGGCAGCAGGTGTTCCTGTTCAATCCGTTTGCCGAGGACCGGCGCACGCATCGCTGGAACCCGCTGGCCTATGTGTCCACCGAGCCGCTGCAGCGTGTCTCCGACCTGCAGGGCATCGCCGCCATGCTGTACCCGGATGCCGGCGCCGAGCAGAAGTTCTGGACAAGCCAGGCACGCAACGCGTTCATGGCCTTTGCGCTGTTCCTGTTCGACAACTACGAAGCGCAGGCGCGCGAGGGCTTCCCGCCGGAATACCACGTGTTTCCCACCATCGGCAGGCTGTTCCGCCTGTCGTCGGCGGAGGGAAAACCGGCGCGCGCGCACGTGCAGGACCTGGCGGACCGGCCGTTCCTCGGCGAGCACGCGCGCCGCGCCTTCGGCAACCTGCTGTCGCAGGCCGAGGAGACGTTCGCGTCGATCCTCGGCAGCTTCCGAGAGCCGCTCAATGCGTGGATCGATCCGGCGCTGGACGCGGCCACCAGCGGCAACGACTTCATCCTCGACGACGTGCGCCGCCGGCCGATGACCATCTATGTCGGCATCCAGCCCAACCGGCTGGCGGAGGGCAGGGCGATCCTCAACCTGTTCTTCAGCCAGCTGATCAACCTCAATACACGCGTGCTGCCGAAGGACGACTCCAGCCTGCGCCAGCAGTGCCTGCTGCTGATGGACGAGTTCACCGCCATCGGCCGCATCGACATCATCGCCAGCGCCATGGCCTACATGGCCGGCTACAACCTGCGCCTGCTGCCGGTGATCCAGAGCATGGCGCAGCTCGATGCCACCTACGGCAAGGACGTCGCGCGCGCCATCCTCACCAACCACGCCATGCAGGTGGTGTTCGCGCCGCGCGAGCAGCACGACGCCAACGACTACTCGGAAATGCTGGGCTACACCACGGTGCGCCGCCGCAACCTCACCCGTGGGCGGAGCCGTGCGGAGGTGTCGCGCAGCGAGTCGGAGGAGCGCCGCGCGCTGATGCTGCCGCAGGAGCTCAAGGCGATGGGCGCACAGCGCGAGATCCTGCTCTACGAGGGGCTGCCGCACCCGGTGCGCTGCCGCAAGATCCGCTACTTCGCCGAGCGCCGCTACCGCGCGCGGCTGCTGCCGGCGGCCGACGTGCCGCGGCTCCCGGACAGCTGA